CTGTTGGATCTGCGATTTGGGGGTGTGAAAAATCCAATTCCAAGTAATCGATGGACGATTTCTCAGGCCTTTTAGGTTTGAAGCCGCAGGGAAAATCAGCTCCGATGGCGCCGTCTTCGTCGTCCCCAGCAAGGAACAAGTCCGATTCATCGCCTCTCTTCGACGATCTGAGCGGTGGCGACGATCTCCTCTTCAGCGATTCGCGATCTCAGACTAAGCCCTCTGATTTTGACTACGATGCGATGTTCAAGGATCCCAAACCTGTGTACGACAAGCCTGTGTACGACGAGGAGGACGTCTTCGAATCGCTTAAAACCCCGTCGGGCTCTCAATCGGCTAGGTTTGATGACCTTTTCTCCTCGCATTCGGTGCAcaggaagaacaactcctctccTTTCGATGACCTGATTGGGAATCTGAGCAAGCCGGAGAGTGAACGAGATGAGAAAGGTAGCTCGGCTTTTGATGACTTGATTCCTGGGTTTGGTCGCGCTAGCTCCCCTCCAGCTAAACGGTAGCGTTTCGTTCCTCTTCTTTTATGTGCTTGTCTAGAGCTATTTGCTACTGAGATATCTTAGAGTGAGTTCTAGCATCAACCTACTTAGAGCGAACTTGTAGATTTCGTAGAAAATTTTCCTAAAGGTTGAACCTTTTGAATTTTTGATAGTAAATGTAGTCattcatattgtttttcttttttttgctcaGGCCAACTTCAGAAACGAGTCATTCTCAGAAACCTCCGTATAGGACATCTTCCAATCTTGCAGAAGATCCATTTGTGGTCTTGGAGTCTGCTTCTACCCCTAGAGAACCTCCTCCCTCAGGAGGGTACACTGATCCTTTGGATGATATTGGTCTTTTCAACAGCAGAAAGACTGATCATTCTTTTGCTGATATTGACCCTCTCGATAGTCTTGGAAAATCAGGGCCAGATATGAGTAGTAGAGACAAAAGTCACCTGAGACCAGGCAACGGCAGTGGCTCTCAGTCACCAGTGGAGAGTTCCCACACTGGGAGTTACCATGGTAAGAAAGTTTCTTTCGATGAAGTCTTGGAGCCGCAGAGTACTTCTGTTCCTCATGCTACTGCTCCACTGTATGAAAACAAATCACTCAATTCAGATGGAAGTTTTGACTTATCTGATGATGTCTGGCTTACTGTGTCTGAGATCCCTCTATTTACGCAGCCTACGAGTGCTCCCCCACCTTCCAGACCTCCACCGCCCAGACCTACACGTCCCATGAAAAAGAAGGCTAACGAGCCTCACTCACATGTTCGTACCTCAGCTAGAGCTTCTGTAAATAGCCCTACAGCATCTCAAATGGATGACCTTGACGATTTTTCTATGGGCAAAAATCACACTGCTGCTAATGGTGAAGATTCAGATGTTTACTCTACTGCTGTTGCATCAGCTGCTGCCATGAAGGATGCCATGGATAAAGCAGAAGCGAAGTTCAGGCAGGCCAAGGAAAGGAGAGAGAAAGACAATTTGAAGGCAACTAGAAGTATGGAAGGCGATCCAGTGGACAATTATGATTCTCGGGAAAGGGAACTTAGAGAAAAGCAAGTGAGATTGGATCGTGAAAGGGCAGAGAGGGAGGCAGAGATGGAAAAAGCCCAGGAaagggagagagaggagagagagcggaaaagagttgagaaagaaaGGGAAAGGCTGTTGGCTAGACAGGCCGTAGAGAGGGCTACAAGGGAAGCACGTGAAAGAGCAGCCTCTGAGGCACATGCGAAAGCTCAAAGAGCTGCTGTTGGAAAGGCTAATACAGATGCCCGAGAACGCGCCGAAAGAGCAGCGGTTCAACGAGCTCATGCTGAAGCACGTGAAAGGGCAGCTGCAGGGGCAAGGGAGAAGGCTGAGAGAGCCGCAGCAGAAGCTAGAGAAAGGGAACTTTCTGTAGCACGGGAGAAGGAAGCAAAGGTTAAGGCAGAACGAGCTGCTGTTGAAAGGGCAGCTGCCGAGGCACGTGCAAGGGCAACTGCTGAGGCACGTGCAAGGGTAGCTGCGCAAGCTAAAGCTAAGCAGCAAGAGAATAACAATGATCTTGACTCCTTCTTTGACTCGGTTTCCAGACCAAGTAGCGCTCCACGACAGAGAACCAACCCTCTGGTTAGATTGGATATCTACTTCTTTCTGCTTTATGTTCTTTACAAGGAGACTCGTCTTCTTCTTATAACTTTTGTTGTGTTTCAGGATCCTTTCCAAGATACATGGAACAAGGGAGGGTCTTTCGAATCTAGCAGAGCATCTTCGCGAGTGCCCTCTGGAGCAGCTGAAAACCTGAGGAAGACCTCGTCAGCAACAAACATTGTTGATGATCTCAGTTCAATATTTGGAGGTATTGGAATTTCTAAAGTTcctctgaagttttttttttaaacgtctTCTACATTGGTGATGTACTTAATCCTCCGTTGTTTGTAAAGCTTCAGCAACCCAGTCTGGTGGGTTTCAAGATGTTGAAGGAGAAACTGAAGAGCGACGACGTGCCCGGCTGGAACGCCACCAGAGGACACAGGAGCGAGCTGTATGTATCAGTCTTGAATCGTTTCCATTAATGGGTTTTGTAgctagtagtttttttttgtgacataaaATTCGTTTCTCAATCAGGCGCAAGCACTTGCTGAGAAAAATGATCGTGATCTTCGAGCACAAAGAGAACAAGCTGAGAAAAATGTAAGTTCCGTTGTCATTCTGTTTGTTTTCTTTACATGTGGTTTCTTCTTCACTTTCCTTCTTCTCAAATACCGCTGGCTTGTTGAGATAGCGTTAGAAAAATAGTGCCATCCTTAAGGATCTGAGACACTTGCGTCATGGGGTTTCAGAGGAGCTATCttgttttgattgtttaattatCATTCTTAATCAGAGAATCGGTGAGACCTTGGATGTTGAGATAAAACGTTGGGGTGCGGGAAAGGAGGGAAACTTGCGTGCCTTGCTTTCGACTTTACAATATGTATGTCACATATTGTTCAGTTTCTGTGTTTGATCTCATTTGTAACTTTGATGTTATGAATCTTACCGTCACTCTCGTGATGCAAATGTTGCAGGTTCTTTGGCCAGAGTGTGGTTGGCAGCCTGTTTCATTGACCGATTTAATTACCGCTGCTTCTGTCAAGAAATTTTACAGGAAGGCCACTCTCTGCATACACCCTGACAAAGTTCAGCAAAAAGGCGCTAATCTCCAGCAGAAATACATTGCCGAGAAGGTGTTTGACATGCTCAAGGTAAGTGATTCACCGTTTTATACACCACATCAGTCACTGCCACGAGCAAAAACATACTTTATTATTCAATTAGATCATTGTGtcttcatatcttttttttttttctcatgacAATAAACAGGAAGCATGGAACAAGTTCAACTCAGAAGAACTCTTTTGAAAACCTGGGATAATGTTTTGTGATATTGTTGTTTCATGTGCCGCAAGAAAGCAGGTTCGTTACATCCCAAAAGTGTTGCCCATGTTGATGCCAGACACCTGTCGATAGCTTATGTATTACCCATCACTATAGACATCGCAGCAATTGGGCAGtcctatttttttgttgttaaattTGTTTCCATTTTCCTTATCCTTATTGATTCGCTTCCTTTTTATGAGTGTGTGCCAAATGGACTGATGTTGATTCCTTGTATCAAAACACAATACCTGCGAAAGTTGTATTGTTATTCCAAGTAATT
The window above is part of the Brassica napus cultivar Da-Ae chromosome C3, Da-Ae, whole genome shotgun sequence genome. Proteins encoded here:
- the LOC111213590 gene encoding auxilin-related protein 2 isoform X1; this translates as MDDFSGLLGLKPQGKSAPMAPSSSSPARNKSDSSPLFDDLSGGDDLLFSDSRSQTKPSDFDYDAMFKDPKPVYDKPVYDEEDVFESLKTPSGSQSARFDDLFSSHSVHRKNNSSPFDDLIGNLSKPESERDEKGSSAFDDLIPGFGRASSPPAKRPTSETSHSQKPPYRTSSNLAEDPFVVLESASTPREPPPSGGYTDPLDDIGLFNSRKTDHSFADIDPLDSLGKSGPDMSSRDKSHLRPGNGSGSQSPVESSHTGSYHGKKVSFDEVLEPQSTSVPHATAPLYENKSLNSDGSFDLSDDVWLTVSEIPLFTQPTSAPPPSRPPPPRPTRPMKKKANEPHSHVRTSARASVNSPTASQMDDLDDFSMGKNHTAANGEDSDVYSTAVASAAAMKDAMDKAEAKFRQAKERREKDNLKATRSMEGDPVDNYDSRERELREKQVRLDRERAEREAEMEKAQEREREERERKRVEKERERLLARQAVERATREARERAASEAHAKAQRAAVGKANTDARERAERAAVQRAHAEARERAAAGAREKAERAAAEARERELSVAREKEAKVKAERAAVERAAAEARARATAEARARVAAQAKAKQQENNNDLDSFFDSVSRPSSAPRQRTNPLDPFQDTWNKGGSFESSRASSRVPSGAAENLRKTSSATNIVDDLSSIFGASATQSGGFQDVEGETEERRRARLERHQRTQERAAQALAEKNDRDLRAQREQAEKNRIGETLDVEIKRWGAGKEGNLRALLSTLQYVLWPECGWQPVSLTDLITAASVKKFYRKATLCIHPDKVQQKGANLQQKYIAEKVFDMLKEAWNKFNSEELF
- the LOC111213590 gene encoding auxilin-related protein 2 isoform X2; translation: MDDFSGLLGLKPQGKSAPMAPSSSSPARNKSDSSPLFDDLSGGDDLLFSDSRSQTKPSDFDYDAMFKDPKPVYDKPVYDEEDVFESLKTPSGSQSARFDDLFSSHSVHRKNNSSPFDDLIGNLSKPESERDEKGSSAFDDLIPGFGRASSPPAKRPTSETSHSQKPPYRTSSNLAEDPFVVLESASTPREPPPSGGYTDPLDDIGLFNSRKTDHSFADIDPLDSLGKSGPDMSSRDKSHLRPGNGSGSQSPVESSHTGSYHGKKVSFDEVLEPQSTSVPHATAPLYENKSLNSDGSFDLSDDVWLTVSEIPLFTQPTSAPPPSRPPPPRPTRPMKKKANEPHSHVRTSARASVNSPTASQMDDLDDFSMGKNHTAANGEDSDVYSTAVASAAAMKDAMDKAEAKFRQAKERREKDNLKATRSMEGDPVDNYDSRERELREKQVRLDRERAEREAEMEKAQEREREERERKRVEKERERLLARQAVERATREARERAASEAHAKAQRAAVGKANTDARERAERAAVQRAHAEARERAAAGAREKAERAAAEARERELSVAREKEAKVKAERAAVERAAAEARARATAEARARVAAQAKAKQQENNNDLDSFFDSVSRPSSAPRQRTNPLDPFQDTWNKGGSFESSRASSRVPSGAAENLRKTSSATNIVDDLSSIFGATQSGGFQDVEGETEERRRARLERHQRTQERAAQALAEKNDRDLRAQREQAEKNRIGETLDVEIKRWGAGKEGNLRALLSTLQYVLWPECGWQPVSLTDLITAASVKKFYRKATLCIHPDKVQQKGANLQQKYIAEKVFDMLKEAWNKFNSEELF